ATTAATTCACATATTGTTTTTACCTAAGACAAAGAGTTATATTTTTAATGAgaatttatttgggagttactcCTCTCATTTAATGTCAAACCGTTACTTTTACaggggtttactcaataaatacttttattgATTTCCAAAGAGTttaaaggatttacaaagtattgTGTTATTGTTGTATACTTTTAAAATTTCTTTCAAAGTGTATGTTACTCGTTGTAGATTGTTAAAAGGTCATGGAAAGTTTGTGTTACTAGTTGTAAACTTGAAAATTCAAAGACTTTGCATATTTAcctattttcaagaatctgagtGACTTTTGTGCATATATTTTCCTCGATAAAAGTCTTGCAAAATATGTAAGATTTTGGAAGACTTCCAAATTTTTATAAAGatgttttttactctcttttattttatttcatgaaTACACTATCTATAAAACTCTTATTATATGATATGattaaacattttttttattttaattattacgTATAAATGTacaataataattattttaatttattgttacactttattgtattttattaaacaaaataaataagttatatatataaagtaataatttattttaatttatttgaaGTTACTataataaattttgtatttgtatatAATGCATATTTTcatataaaatttatttttacaaCTCTTCGGGACTCTACAAATGTCTGCAAGGCATTGGACAACTCTGTGTGACTCCGCAAAATCTTTCTCAATTCTGTATAATTCTCGCAAAGTTATTAATTTTCATGACTCTTTTTAAATCTCTACAAATCTATAAatgtatttattgagtaaacccctGTTATTCTAAATTAACATAACTCTTAATTTAATCTTCATTTAATGTCAAACCGTTACTTTTTTTTCCTCACTATGTATAAATAACAAATATAATCAAGAAACTTCAATCCATTTGATACAAACATGTACACGACTCTAATCCAACTAAGAGTATGAAAAGTTAAGAAATGTTATTTACCGACCAAAGTTAAGGGCATAACAATGAAACCGTCGTTTTTTTCGTCATTTACtttcactccatgtaaatcctaAAATTTTAGCCTGAAGAAATCAAAGTCTAATTGGACAATTCCCTATCCagagaaaaaaaattgtgtaaaaaaaatagaaattaaatggTATGGTATTAAAAAAAAGACTAACATAAGAATGAAAATGAATAGATAGCAGTCATATTTGACCTATATCttttgactgcaaatgaaaaaacaaaattgagataaaaaaaatacaatattAATGAAAAGAATCAAAGAGAAATTTAACTGATAAAATGGTATTGTATTAAAAAAAACCTAACATAAGAATCAAAATGAATAGATAGCAATCATATTTGATCAATATCttttgactgcaaatgaaaaaacaaaattgaaataacaaaatACGATATTAATGAAAAGAATCAAAGAGAAATTAAACGATCAAATACAATATTTGATCAGTGTCTTTTGACTGCATAAATCTAGAATACATGGCACAGTTTGGATAATTTTGTCTATGTAAAGATAAATCCATGGTCGTGGTTGCCCATGCCAAACCCCACAAATGCTTTCTGGATCCACTTGCGCCCACAAACAGAACCTCATTAATTCTGTGAAGCAAATGAAATTCATTCGTTATACCATGACGTTCCTTTCTATTCTCCATGACGATTTGGTTTTCATAAGTCCATAGCCAAATAAGTCATCGAGTaagaaatccaaaaaaaaaaaaaagatttatctTTCTATCTTCTCCAAATTGTTGCAGCATCCATGCAATGGTTCTGAGATACTGCTCATGTTCGAGCACCAAAGAAATAGGGGCTCAAACCCTAGCAATAAAAAACCTCGGAACAACTGAAGAATCAAAATCCCGTATATGAATCAAGGAGGGTAATTGTTCCCACTTTTGTGTTCTCTTGGTTTCAATGTCAAGCTGATTAGAATTATTGGATTTTGTTTCTTTGATGTTGTGAGTTTTGATGAAATAGATAAATCTACGGCCTCAATTTTCCTATCAAACCAAAGCTTCGGTTTGCATGCATGGCTTAAAGGTGATTTTTGTGCTTCCCATTCTGAACAAAcgaaaattcagaaaaaaaatatggGAAGGAGATATAGAGAGAGACAAATTGGAGAGAAAATTCGAGAGACCTAATAGATTCGTGTACtagaaaaataagaaagaaatatAAATCCGGTTTTCAGTGATTCTAATTCTAATATCTTATTTCATATATCTAAACAACTTTTAATACTCTTTGaaaagagattgtcaattataAATTTCCGATTGCAGAAACCACGTCGTAGGTGTATCCTCAGGATATTCACAAAACCCATTTTTGGGAACCAAGTTTATGTTGATGAGGTTGCCTTCAGTGGTATATTTACCATTGATGTACTTTTTAGCACTGACAGACTTACAGGCGGGCTAACCCAGGCTTTAGCCCAGATAGTCGTCACAGCCCAACAACCTAAAAATTAAGATGCTATACTGGGCCAAAACTATTAGCCCAGGCTGAGAAAAAATTAAAACTTCTTGGGTCCGTCCCTGCTTTTTAGAGAGGGACGATAAACTAGCTAGGGTTCAATTATCAGCCTTTGGTTTGTTAAGCAGCTGGGATTCAGGTTCAGAatgttttttttccagattttattttatcatgcatGTTTGTTCTTGAAGGTGATATATCTCAATTCTTTGTCAAGGTGTGTCGGAGATATGGCCGAATTTTACGATGATTCTCCTGTTCATTTTCTGTCAGAAATGAAATTCAGACAATATATTGGAATTAGAAGCTAAACCAAGTAAGTGTATTCAACTAGCTTTTTTTTTATACTACTACGATCGTTTTACGTAGCAATAGGTTCAAAATCAACATGTTGTTTTCGAGAAACCAATTTAATATAGTCTAATCAACAGTGAGGTCAAAACCACCCATATCATAATGTGCTACCAAATCGTAATGCTTAACTTTACATCGTTGTCAGAACCACCCAtacccctagttagtaagttcgcgaatgattcgtgaATTATTCGCGAATTTtttcgtatcacgaattttaccgtcttattcgcgtacgtttgcaactccgaacccaaatcGCGTATTATGTGACATTTTctgattattcgcgaatcgttcacgaattttacgtattccgaatgatatgTCCGCTTacttcgccataaattctttagcttttacttttcaaagactccactttttgggctttactgcctcccgagcatacacgaccgaatattagacgtgttgtaatttttatgaaacaaaaacgactgaagagatttgaaggtgaaggtgagagagatctcaaactcactaaccaagcatctaaaccaccatacgacgtcctcttggataactaatgttgtatatattattaatattatcatattaagtttattttttctttaaataactcacacatatgcataaaaattggtctatgaccttataaatacaaattatttgttatatatagataccgaattttcagaaacgaactcacatttataaatcgaattatacacgtacgtatgccgttccgaattactgacgaatcacgtcccgttgaccgaattttggaccaagtctggattttacaaaaccgtataatactcgtacgtttgccgtccCGTACGTTTTCcgaatcccgaattactaactaggcccATACCAGGTGAGCCTTAAGTCGAATATTACTTCTTataacccataaaagaaaagtaAATGTTATTGTTATCAAATTGTGATATTAGAGATTGGATACAGATATTTGAGCATTTTTTCATGTTTTCAATCCTCCCATATTGTTGCATTCAACTCATCAAATAGGTTGAGTTGTTCAAAATTCAAAACTCAGTTTAACTTGACCATGATGACATCGTTAGACTGTTTCTTTGAGTTAATATATAAGATTCTCCCAAGGAAACTACAAACCATTTCTTCGACCAGTGTCTTTGAGTTCATTTTTAATTTTACTGATAAAATAAGGAGAATCAAGAAGAGGATATTTATGAAGTTTATTTTTGTCTCATGCTTTTAAAATTATTCTGATATTTTTACCTTATATTAGAGATGTGAATGAGATAACACTACTAAATCTGCAGGTTCTTCTCACACCTGTGAATGAGATGAAGAAACCGATCGAGGATTTAGATTAAGATAGAAGGTACGCCGTCGATACCTTAATTGTTTGGATGAGAAACAGCCGAAAGGTTCGCGACATCGAGACTTGGTAATGGGTCCGTATCTTCTGTGCCAAAAGAAAGGTGAGCCACCTGTGCCAGGCCAATAACACTGCAACACCTGTTCTCTTTTATTTGTAACAGCAAAACGGGCCGTGGTTTCCTTTATGCAATCCTCTCAGTTAGGATACACAAATACCTCCAAGTCCTCCACCAAGATTTGTGTTCATCCCAGCTGTCTGatcaaaaacagaaaaaaaaaaaagatttgcattCATGCCCAAAGCTAGATAATCACTAAATTATGGCAAAGGAGAAGATCGACGTGTTCAGGGAAAACGTCAACGTGGGGGTTAACAAATAGTTGTTCAATTCCATCAACATAATAGTTCTCCTACTACTGGTATTACTGCTATACTCTGCACGAACAGATAATTGATCCGCTTCTCTCCCAATTTCTTTAATCGAATCATTTTGATTGTGTTTTGATCCGGATCTCATCCCCATGATCAtctgttattattattactagaGCATCCCATGATTTTATCAGCAGAGAATATCCGCCATTCTTCTTAGATCTTAAATCATAAAATCTCAATTTCCTCTCGCTTTCCCATTATTTTGTCATCACTCTCTCAATTACAGTACGACAAACCTTGAATTATCTGACAAAATCCAAAAAGTTTCTCAATTTAAATATTTGTATAATAAAGAGTGAAGAACCACACTGTGCAAGGGAAGTaacaagaatcttcaatttcttttcaaaTCTCCAAATTTCAACTTTTGATCTACAAAAAAATACATGGGGAGTTCTACTGTGATTACGGTTGGTGGTCCAACTAAAGGTATATATTTCTTCTATCCTTCACAGGTTTCACTGGAACATGCCAAGTAATAGTAATAAGTTTGATTTTGATTCTGTTTCCTAACTGAGAGGATTACAACCGGTTTTGCTGTTACAAATTAAAAAAGAACAGGTGTCACAATGCTATTGGCCTGTGGCTCCCCTATCTTTTGGCACAGAAGATACGGACCCCTTGGTAATGGAATGCGTCGAGCAGTTAGGCCACACATTTTAAGGTAAATTTTGCATATGGCATTTTTTTGTTTTAGTCTTAGTTATCTTAAAGAAATTCAGGGTTCCAATTAAGAAAACTTTTTAGTGTTTATGTATACTCGATAAAAACCCATATTTCAGAGATTTCCATGTCCGTCACTTTTTACATGTTTTAGAATGTGATTTAAATggaaattttgtttgttttttgatatATATAGTCATCGGTGATTAGTAGTATAGCCTTATGTTTCCACTTTCCACTGACTCCCTACAAGAAACACGTTTTTCCCTCTGATCCCTTGGTCAGTACCAATCCTAAAACCAAATGCTATCTCAAAGGAGTACATGTTGATGCTCTAACACGGACGTCAGAGACAAATTATGTCCCTGAAGGCAATCCTAATTTCGGCATCTCCCTTAAAGCCGTTACTCCACCTCTGAATGCATCTATTGGAAACACAGAGTAATCTCCCAATGACCGCACTCCAGCGGGCTGATAAATAGAATCACCTGGTCAACAAATAGGGGTATACATTCTTGGGCATGATACAGGTGGATGGAGACGAAAATGATTTTGAGGTATTACATACACTCTTTCTGCGCCAGGTTGTATTCGAGGTGAGAAAGGCTACACGGGGAGGGATAAATTTTGAGGTTTCAAGGGTCAGTCTAAAAAAGGGTTCATGGGTTTATTACTATGAAAACAACCTATTTGCGGAGGTATACCAATTATTCAGACGCATGATAAATGTAGCATTATCTTTCGGAGAGATCCTAATGGCAAGGTTCGTTATTGTGCAGGAGGAGGAAAATGATGATTCTGGAGGACTATGAAGCATTGTTTGAGAAAATCGACATGAAGCCTGTATATGGAATACAACTACCACCAAGACAACATGAGATTGATGTCGACACTGAGCTCGTGGAAGTCAAGTTAAACCACTGGCATATGCTAATGGTATCGGCATATCGAGTAATAGAATCAATGAAGGATCTAGACTAATGATACCGACATATCGGATGGGGAGTATCGATGTTTTACTTTAGAGCGGGGGTTAAAAAAGTAATGCAATTTATCATATTATAAGTTTACATTTTTTTGTCCGGAAAGTCCTTGCTTTTTGTTGGTTTGAACTTGCTTAAGTCTGTTCGACTGTACGATTGGTTTTTGAATATGGTCTTCGTTTTACTAATAAGATTATGTGAGCATGTTCaatctatttttttttggtttaagagTTTTGGACAGTCATATTCATCTGTAATACAAGACCCCATTAAGTTAAGCTACACCCACCTGCATGGCACTGGAACAATAGATGTTTAGTTGTGGCACTGGAACCATAGATGTTTAGTTTCAAAGGGGCTGTTTCACGAACACAAGAAGAATCAAAAAAGGAATCAAGCGATAAATTAAGGTCGTGCCTTTACgagtaaatttttgatggggcGTGAGGGACGAGTAGGGAGCTGCCATTTGTCAATCCAGTTAATGGTTTCTAACCAATTAAAATCTTCGTTATTTAGGGGAAGGGTAAATACGGTGATTCCAAAAAAATTCCAGTAAAATCAACACAacatatatcttcttcttctccaaataTATCATCTGCTTCCCTTCTTCAGTTCTTGTTCTCGAGATGTATCACCTACTTGCCTCCTACACTCCTACATCCAGAGATTGCTTTAGCAACCGGTTtttaaaaccaaaaatcaaacaatcgaattaaaaaaaaaactcaatgatATTCCTCTatatgattttgatgatctaaTAAGATTATCCAACATCAATAATTTCTGATCTATATCTGCCTGCTGATTTTTGTCCAAGTAGTGATGACTGGAAATCAAAAGaacatgatgaaaatgatgacgggaaagaaagagaaaaaattaggatagaggtgtgtgtgtgtgtttttacagatctctaaaagagaagaaaaatcagTTTTGTGATATGGGTTTCTTTTAAATTTTGTTATGGTATCTGTTCGAGGTTTAGGAGTTGAGACTCTTAGGACATTTGGTTTCCATGGATTTGGGTGGCCTCGCTGTGTTTTAAGGTGGATTCACTACTTGATAAATCAATACTTTGTTTCTTTCAACAATACATACATACTCATATTCTTCCATTCAGAGACATTTTGATTGAATATGGGATGTGGGGAAATCATGTTGCGGAACTGAAGATACTTGGTGCAGAAGCGCAAATTGAGGAGATAATTAGTGTACACCGTATTTACCCTTCCCCTAAATAACGAAGATTTTAATTGGTTAGAAACCATTAACTGGATTGACAAATGGAAGCTCCCTACTCGTCCCTCACACCCCCATCAAATAttgcccccatcaaaaatttactcGTGCCGTTACTAACGAAAATTGTGGTTTATTTAGTTATCTCTGAAAACCCCAATTATGGTTATAAGTTCAAAATTGTTTTATTCTATTGAACAAAAATTGGTAAACTTAATCAATTTTTTGTGCTATCGATGATAAACAAATGGATTCATATACAAAAGTATGGGCTGGAAATATCTTCGTGGGGAATgaagattaggaaaataatagcAATGATAATATGATTTCGAAAACACAACAAACAACATTTGTAAAAAAAATTATACTTATAATATTCGCAAAaaaaagtacaaaaaaaaaattatatatatctgtaatatatattttttagaatttgttgaAGAGAATAAAAACCTTAGTTATTTACCGAGAAATGAAATTTGAGCAAATCTACATGGCAGAAGGATTGAGATTTAGCTGCGCTGCCATAATGAAATTCGATTCGTTGTACTTGGTCCCTGCAAAGTTAGACAGAACGTTCGAGATTAAAACATACATGTATATatctttttttgttgttattgCTCCTAAAATATTAGAAGCCAGTGAAAAAGGCCCTAATTCATAATTTTTTGGGATCAATGGTTATACATGTTGTTTCTTGAGATATGCCATCATGTTTTTATCAACGATACAGTTTAGCTGCGCTGATACAATCAAGTTGGATGATATGGCATATGTATGTGTTGTAGGTGATTGTATGACCGACTTTGCAAGGTAAATATATATTCGTACAAATCGATTACTTAACAAAAACATAATTGAATTGACACGATTTTAGAAATTAACCGACATCAAGGCCCGTGCCGTTATGGCACGGGTTAAGGCCTAGTGACATATATAAAAATTAGGCATGAGGCACCACAAATCCATTAATGTTAaacaaaaatttgaagaaaaaatctatcaacaattatctcaatcaaccaaaacaatagtgaatcataccttagtaatagagttgtgcaaaggaaCTTGATTATAAAAGTGACTAAATTAAGAATTAAGTTAATTAGAGGAGTTAATGGGAGGAATACAAGTAAcggtttgacattaaatgggaggaataactcccaaataaatgcacATTAAAAATCTAATTCGTTGTCATAGGTAAAAGCAATATGTGAATTTGTTTGTCGAAAATGATATATGGCACCCAGATTCCGTGCACCCAGTGCACCCAACATTAGGTGTCATCCACATTGGAAGCCAACTCGAAATCCCTTCCTATACTCGtttttttcctttcttatttACTTAACTCAATAAACAACCTAAacgaaaattaaaaataaattagagaattaatcacCGTGGCATGAGAACTAAATCCTGAAAATGTCAACATATATataatcatattaagtttataaTAAAAGATCATTATCTTCAAATATTGTTCAATAAAATGCAATTGAAGACTCCATATTGATTTGGGGATTATGGTAACGTAGTTTGTTTGATGTTGTGCATGGAATTTGGGTGGCATATATCATTTTTGTTTGTAGCACAGtctggaccattctttatatgccagAAATGTAACTGAATAACTTAGATAAGTGCCTCAATCCGGACCGTCCTTTATGTgttcaaaatatataaaaaaaaacataagaaatgCTATTTATCGACCCAAGTTAAGGACATAACAATGAAATAGTcgttttcttcgtcatttattttTGCTCCATGTAAATCCTATGGTTTTGGCCTAaagaagtcaaagtctaattGGACAATTCCCTGcccagaaaaaaaaattgtaaaaaaaatagaaattaattAAATGGTATGGTATTAAAAAAAACCTAACATAAGAATGAAAATGAATAGATATATAACAATCATATTTGATCAGtatcttttgactacaaaagaaaaagcaaaattgGGATAAATAAAATTGATGAAAAGAATCAAAGAGAAACTAAATTGTGTAATTGGACAATTCCCTacccagaaaaaaataaaaaaaaattgtgtaatAAAAAAGAAATTAATTAAAAGATATGGTATTAAAAAAATACTAATATAAGAATGAAAACGAATAGATAACAGTCATATTTGATCAGTATCTTTTGACTGCAAATTAAATAGAATAATTGGGATAAAAAAAATACTGATGAAAAGAATCAAAGAGAAACTAAACTGATATCTTTTGACTGCACCATAAAACTTAGGCATGAAGCACCATGAATTCATTGATATTAAACAAATAATTAAAGACAAAAACTAACAACAGTTATcttaatcaaccaaaacaatagtgaatcataccttgggaatagagttgtgcaaaggatgaacCTTTgggaatagagttgtgcaaatAATGATTCAAGCTTCAGATTCACAAATACGCATCAATAGAATAATCAAAACAATTATTCTAAATCAGAATTAAAGCTGAATCTTCTACTTCGACAGAACTTTGATGAAATCAGATTTAAATATTCTGAAACTGCAATCTTCTACTTCGATGGAAGTTCGATTACTCTGAAACTGCTCAAACAAATCAACTAGATTCAACCAGATTCAAAACTGCATGTTTAAATCTGAATTTCCTCTGATTTCAACTACGAGCTCTCTCTAATCTCAGCTAAAACTCTTCCAACAATTTCTTCCTCTCTCTCAAAACTCGATTCTATCGAGAAAACTAAATCAGGGATGTTCGGACATATTAATTATAATGGAGGTTAAAAATGGAAATCAACTTTTCTTGGGTATTAAGCCGGTTGCAAAGATGCCCCTGAAGGGTGTTCGTGCAAAGCCCATGGATAGTAGGGGCATATATAACATTCCCACTAAATTAAGAGTTAAGTTAATGGGAGGAATAAaagtaactcccaaataaattgacgattctcttctttatatgcctaaatgggaggaataactctcaaataaatgacattaaattAATGGACAATCAATTTAAATTCATTATCTTAGGTAAAATTAATATTATGTGAATTAATCTGGACCCTTCTTTATATGTCTAAAATATATATTgaaaatctgaaatatgtagctcaatctggaccattctttatatgccagAAATGTAACTGAATAACTTAAATAGGTGCCTAAATCGTGACCGTCTTTTATGTCCCCAAAATGTAGATGGCAATCCATATAGAAAAAcatcattgtcccttataatatagaaaaGGCAACATGATATATATCGTATCTAAAATACAGGATTTTATTTAGGTAATTGACCTGTAACACTTTAATCCACCAACATTAATATTCCACACCGGATGATTTTTATTTCAGAAATACTTCATCAACGCTAAATTGATTAACTTCTGCCACAAAACTCAAATCTGACTATTTACCATGAAAATGGGTGGAGATGATCAAAATGAGTGATCAGCATAAGTTTAGAAGTCCTACATTTTAACCATCATTAGTCATTCTCACTTTGGATGATTGAATCATCTTTTGGGGAACAACCAGCATTACCTCGGTACAAAATCGAGGACGTTGTATCACCTTGCCATTGAAGACAAACCAAAGTATGAGTTTGTTGATAAATTCATTTGTCAATGTACAGCCTTCGAATTGTCAAACAGCAAATCTATTTCCATCACTTAGTTTTAACCTTTCACAAAAACAAATAATTTCATAAAAGAATTGTGGTTGCTCCATgatttatttttcatcatcatgaTGGACATTAATCAATTGTACGTAATTATCTATTTCATGTTTTCAAGATCCTATATCTTGAAAAGACCATATATTTAAGCAATTACTCTATTACATATCTTGTTACCTTTTTTAAGATTTaagttaaattaaaaaaaaaattatttatgagATAACGGGACGTTTAAAACAGCCAATAGAAATACTTTGTTACGTGCACCCTTTTTAaaagagtgtgcacaaaattggactccaCGTAACAGTACTCGGCGCTTTATGGATAGTTATTAataaattttcttaattaatacTAATTAATGTGGTGGCATATGATGTAAATTATGTAATAAATATTAGTATTTAGaatacggtccgcgagttataatcccaaaggtgtcgttatccatccacaaaaaacccgccaaaacaaaagtaacacaaaaaccctaaaaaacaaaagtaacacaaaaaccccaaattttttgatgaaacttcatagaatttgacgaaaccaaattttggtttcatcataaaatttgatgaaactaattttgaaatttggggtttttgtatcaattttttaaaatttggggtttttgtatcaatttagtttaagatggagttttaatgaatcccaacatttgagtggggtttttgtaccacaagtttggtcacctggggtttttatgactagttttgtttagAATAAGAATCAATAGCATGTGACGGTAATTACACGGAGGTAGTTGAATGAGATTTCTATAGACTTTCGTAGATTTTTTATTAGAGTGACTTCCAGAGATTCTCTGAGAATATAGAGATTTCTAGTGATTAACTGatggtgggtttggatgcagAATCTTGAACATGGGATTTATGGGTACAGGGGATTTGGTGGAATTTTATTTTCCTCGATGTGTTTGGTTGCCCAAATCCGTGGAATTACATTTCCTACGGGAATCACTTTTCCACCACATCCTCCATACGGAGTCCGACCCCTCTCCCTAAGATTTGTTGGGAAActcatcaaggaatttattgacCCACTATTTTTTAACTTtaaatatcatatatatatatatatatatatatatatatatatatatatatatatatatatgcaattttaagatttttaGAGTAATGTCAAACAGTATGTGGACTTTAAAACAAGAGAGTTCTATAAATCCTAGGAATTTTaactgagttaccaaacacacggAGCATGTACATGAATCCTTAAATTTGTAATCCCGTGGAATTATAAATTCCTTAAATTGTAAATTCCGCAAACAAATCCACCATGAGAATATAgtagagagtctttgtgacttaTAGGGAAAAAACAATGAGATTTGTAAGGAGTCTCTGTGATgtttatagaaaaaaaaaatatataatatctaatcaaaaattcaaaacatcTACCGGTTACTATATTATGCATGTtataatcttaataaaagtaccatatgcttcaaaaaaaattaaaaaaaatatcatgAATACCTAGTAAAATGTTCATTGCCAAAATAAATCCCATTGTTGTCTTATGCCTATGTTTTTATTCTCTTTTATTCCACATTTTATTTGCTATGCTATCGCCACTAGTTTACTATGCAAATGGTCTATTACTTGGTCATCAGCTCAaacagaaaaagagaaaaaaaaaagatggtcatactctcaaaaataaatattccTCAAATTTCCAAGTCTCCCAAGATATCACATCTTGAGGTGTTTGAGTGATTCTCATGAAATCCAATTGTACCGAATTTCTGATGATTTAAGTGActtaaaaaaaatctctaaccaataataagagacattaggacTCTGAAAATCACTATGGAATACCAGTGGATTTCGAAACTCTCtgaaagaaaattttgaagatTCTCTATGCATTCTTCAAATTTGATGAAAAAGTTAAGGATGTCTGAATATTTGAAGGATGAAGATGGTTAATAAGGTGTTTTGACACTCTCTTTCCTCCAAATATAGGTATAGATAG
This DNA window, taken from Papaver somniferum cultivar HN1 unplaced genomic scaffold, ASM357369v1 unplaced-scaffold_133, whole genome shotgun sequence, encodes the following:
- the LOC113333456 gene encoding uncharacterized protein LOC113333456; this encodes MGSSTVITVGGPTKGVTMLLACGSPIFWHRRYGPLGNGMRRAVRPHILRRRKMMILEDYEALFEKIDMKPVYGIQLPPRQHEIDVDTELVEVKLNHWHMLMVSAYRVIESMKDLD